In one Corallococcus sp. EGB genomic region, the following are encoded:
- a CDS encoding ester cyclase: MSPAERARRVGESNKERTRLFTEEIYNQKRLERLPEYVAPDFVDRSEGAPQHLRGPEVVRTQAESGFTLFPDLRFELLHVMAEDDWVLVRWRATGTDTQGPPTVDGRSRPLTFHGDSLYRLRDGRLVEAWDLTDRLDPLLQRGFKVVPPES, encoded by the coding sequence ATGTCCCCAGCGGAGCGGGCCCGGCGGGTGGGTGAGTCCAACAAGGAACGCACCCGCCTGTTCACCGAGGAGATCTACAACCAGAAGCGCCTGGAGCGGCTTCCGGAGTACGTCGCACCCGACTTCGTGGACCGCTCCGAGGGCGCGCCCCAGCACCTGCGCGGCCCGGAGGTGGTGCGAACCCAGGCGGAATCCGGGTTCACCCTCTTCCCCGACCTGAGGTTCGAGCTGCTCCACGTGATGGCCGAGGACGACTGGGTGCTGGTGCGCTGGCGCGCGACGGGCACGGACACCCAGGGCCCGCCCACCGTGGACGGCAGGTCCCGCCCGCTCACGTTCCACGGCGATTCGCTGTACCGGCTGCGCGACGGCCGGCTGGTGGAGGCGTGGGACCTCACGGACCGGTTGGATCCGCTGCTCCAGCGCGGGTTCAAGGTCGTCCCGCCGGAGTCCTGA